Within Tenebrio molitor chromosome 3, icTenMoli1.1, whole genome shotgun sequence, the genomic segment acataaaaGTTCATTGCTACGTATTAAATTGTAGATTCGCTTAATACCAGAAAAATACTGCCCAACGTTCTCTACgtccttttttttatatttattgtgttagacatctattttttttagacTAAATATAccaattaaactaaaaattatGCAAGTTTTAGCTGTCACGTTACAGAAGTTTTGACCTTTTCCGGACGTCAGGAGACACGTGTTTTATACTCCATTAATTCCGGGGCAATTAAGAATTTCCGGGGGAGGTGGCAATCCTAGAAGTTCTAGTCTCCCTTAAGTAGAATTTCCTTTGGATGGTTTCACTtcaagaaatcaaataaatttgcaaaCCATACAAGTGCAACCATCACAACAAACACGTAATAACCAGGGTGCCTATTTTACGCTACACACGCAAAGATGTACTTCATGGTTCCATTGTATCTCCCAATGGAGATAATATTCCATAGTAAAGTGATTTTAGGTGAATGAgacgaaattatatttaatttcctataacacaaaaaaaatattttcaatggtATTCGTTtgtttaataataacaacCAGGTAGCTGATTGAAAGATAACCGTTTGGTTTGTATGTTTTACGAGCGAGATAACATCTACTGGAATTTTCCGGGATTTTGACCACCTAATAATTAGAAGTCTTTCGAAATTAATCTTTCGCTAGATCACAATTTGTCACCTTCACCCGAAAGTAACCACCGAAaggtaaattaaaaacataaatcGATTGGAATTGCTATTTttgctatacagggtgtctcaggtaagactttcgagcctaataaacAACTCAGttttttccagcggatttttgtgaaatttaaaatgcagatattttagacggtgaagaataaaatcccattaatacaatcacccaagtcttaaaaacgtaatttttacaagcctttttaaaatgttgaattgattaagatttatatcaaaaaattgatcgtcaattaaaaatgctgtaaggagaaactcgtccttgaaagacgtctggtttgcaagaaaaaagaaaaaactgtgttaaacgtggctgcaaatgcaaaaaacgtagacgcgtatgaaacaaacacgccattttgcagaattttggtcatcccttttcgcagaagcgcaggtgacatatttgacgtttatcttgctaaccttacaaacacttacaaagttaaagacaacatttggacgtaatttattatactggatgctttaactcttccataaaggactaaaacacgatcggaaTATTTTAcgaaggtaatttagttcacgtacgcttcctgtgtcttcaaataaattgacgactctcttaaccttacattttgtagagtaaagttcttacgacactctccataggcaattttttttcctttttcaacaatattgaaatttctgctattgtagtctatttttagagtattttcaataattttatcacaatttgacgtttctaataacgcgcgcccaattttgagagactttaaagggtgtacaaaatgttgcttggcaattaatcatcaattgtttcaaaaggtaactgctcaaatacctttaaattttacattaaatttttaacgacaaaatctaatcttttcgttgaatcagacaagtgatttatttaattgtttgtgtagacccctattttttaatgtttaacaatctaataataatcgcgcataattttcgataaaggaaacgtgttaaaattacttacattttttaacttgaggtaattttattattactaattgaaccttcacggtctaaaatatctgcattttaaatttcataaaaatccgtctGCAAATAACcaagatattaggctcgaaaatcttaactgagacaccctgtatataattaatcaacttaagtacatacacaatatttttgttttacaatacaaaaatttccgataataatgcggaatctggaaaagtgccccgaatgcttgcagcgtttccacgttgaatggcaagggaaatcctctcaaaaaggaatttctttgattttgaatcgcctgattccgcaaaaagtcggtttccgatggcATTAATGAAATTGATGGGTtactttgcaccaagggcctaaggtttcaaaggctaaacctttaaatatgtaatttgatgaaataattgaactatatttgctatgtttgcgtttgcaagccatttcagcggcaaaacctgaaacttcagaagttttcaaaacgtaactgtctgcaagtgtatctacaatagTAACGTTTCAAACTAAAGGTTCACCTTTAATCcatggtactaaagtcatcccatctgggcgttttccatcatcccgagacagtccatttggttctaaagttgaattaacatgaatagaaatCAAAGGCCGGTTGATaacagaattaatttcagtgtgtctggaaaatctaccactgcttttggaacaacttagaccgtggataccaatttcgtcaactttcccattgcatttgcaaatataaggtgtacaaaaattacaacccaatcttaaaccaatacaaacttggaaagaagtgttatctaaaagagtaccaatattagaaggtattgcatgcaagatcctgattctctgtaTTGCAAAGCCTttaaacgagccaagtctctagatgaaataaagattaagtcattggcaattattcctttgatattaatattatcccaattcttctgaaattgtgggattgttggtctttcgttctcattttctacatcccagactgctgaagcttcatcataatggtgaataataagttcattatcctttgaatttagtaatagggaaacaagttttttaacaccatgaattgaagataaaaaagcagggaggcaaatatcggaaatgcagCGAATTCCGAGTCCATcaaatcggtaaagtggactgacaccattgtaaatcagttaaacgtaaattaagtattctttcAAAAGAAGATTTTAAAGATGGAtcagttgaattaacataattagaaattttccaaaatggagttgttcttaatatgtaaaaaattgaaaaaacagttcttgattaaagtataagccacgtgtctgctaaGAAGTTCAGCTTTGtgtaaaagattttcaactgtactGATAGTTTTTTCAATAGTGTATTTGAAACCTTaatcaaagattggagagcctaaaagagataaacttcctcggtcacaaattttaatacctggtgctaaattttatgacttttaaatctgtcttcagaacagcaaaagaaaattatttttggttgcaATTTGCAATTATCTCTTGTCACCACAATGAAACACTTTTAAGTAAATACACATGTTCGCTGTTTTGTCGCGGCGCTGTTAGGTCTCCGGGCCGTTTTATCGCGCGCTGCTTTGTTGcgctattttaaattataagaATTATTTTATCCCCGTCTTCTCTACTGTTCCTTAGAgaaaatgagttttttttcCTTCATTTAACGTATTTAACGAATGCaatagatttttaataatatttgaaaatgtctCTCGTGTGCaacgattttattattaattttaattaaacgtaAAATCTGCCATTATAATTCGACTTTTCTACTACTCCCCCCTTACATTCTTCAATCATGAAATAAAAGACTCATCaaagaaagtaataaaatattcaccaCTACCACCTTTTCGTGGATACTCTATTATAGATTCATAAAGGATCGGTAACGGTAAtcaaattgtcattatgaACCTTTCGTGAATGATGTGTTAAAgaagattttatttattctgtcAAGAACGCTATTCTacacttttaaataaataactttatCGACGCCACTTCCTTAACCCTTAATAACTTACGTACCAcgaataataaacaatttattctTAATCTTAATACAAGTTATCCTGTCTACTGAATGAGCCATTCGGCATATGATTCATCTTAATAAATACTGCAAATCTACTTGTTCTAATGACAATTGAACAGCATTATCTACTTAGATTCTAAGTGTTTACGATTgtgaaatgatttattttgggCAGCCTTCAAAagataagtaaaaatattgcaaaaatagAAAGACACTGCGTAAATACTCTGATACACTTATTCCATTTGTAACACACCGATCTACCTTCGATATTTTAAACAACTCCTCAtcattctttatttttaatggcGGATGCCAACCAGCAGGCGAGAATTATTCCAATAACCTGTAACAAAAAATTGAATCAATCAGGTTTCTAATCACCGCAAAATTTTTGAACCTCAATAAACGCGATGCCAATCCCGACACCAATCAAGATCTTTGCCGAAGACTCTGCTTTGGCTTGCAACTGGTAGAAGCATCCGTCTTGATACATGATACCATCTTCCGGTTTGGCCGCCTGACAGTGGAAGGATTCAGGTGGGGGCGCTCCTTCTCTGGTGGGATGGCAGCAAGACATGGGCCGAGCATTTTCCGGCCAATCCGTAGGACCTTCCACTCCACAACACATCAACTAAATTCAAGCTTGTGAGCGTTGACAGACAAATTGACCACCAAGTGACTCACTTTAGTCTGAATCCTGTTCCAAGCATCTCTGTCTGTTCTGCTGTTCTCGAATCGTTTCATCGAGCTCTTCATCAGGTCTTTCATGGTCATCTGGAAGTCGTTCTTGTACACGGCGGCAGCAATACCGACAGCTAGCTCGATTATCAAGATGATCAGGAGACACACAGCGAACTGAAACAAGTCATTTAGAAGAAGTTTCCTGTTGGGAGTGGTTCTTACGGCCATCAACATGTAGTAGGACTCGCGGATGGCTCCGTAACATCCCAAGGAAGCAACAAGGAAGACGATACATCCTGTTACTATCAGGACAACCGGCGGTGCCAGGATTCGGCCCTCCATGAAGTCACTGAACTCCCCCACATCCGACAGAACTAACGCACCAGCAACTATCAGACCGATCCCGGAGATCTGGAAGGTTCTAAATTGTGAGGAGATAGACCAAGTGCTGGACAACTGACCGCAAACactaaattaaaagtaaacaaGATGTATTTGATAACGCTGAGCTCGCAGGACTGCATGTTGAAGCTCTTCTGGACTTTTCACCACTAACTCGAGCCTAAAGGGATCGGACACGGTTGATTAACTTTTAGAATCGCATTGACAAGTCTCATTggtcagttttgttttgagTGGTGGTTCGTTATGGTAACGCTGGACTCTGGGCGCTTTCTTGGTTGACCTTTTGATGAATATGCCAGATCTTATCTTGGAacaaatttcagtttttgccATGTAATTTGTGGCTCTTTCAAGTGTACGACtattaaatggaaaaaatgttcgACAAGTGGCAATTGCCAGAAGACACACTGACAAAAGCGTGGAACTGTTGGTCCAGCTCGAAAATCTTTCactcagaaattttttaatcatatgGTGCAACTTCTTGGCTTACACCATGGCTGCAAATGTTAACAAGCTTGTCTAGTAGATTGTATGTTGCGTGTTTGGCCGAAGGAAAAGTCACGAAAACCCTTGGTTTCGCGTCGGGTAAGGTCAAGAAACAAATGTGACAGTTTGTTAACCCCGATCGATTGTGCTCTCGTCGATCTGATTGATGACTTCGCAGGTCAATATTAATTGGTTGTGAAAAtgcgaaaaaaattgttctggGGTAAAATCTTGAGCAGACGTGGCAAGGACGAGTATTAGTCACGAATGTGTTCGATGCATTCTGCTGAATTAGGTCATCGCctgtaaaaagaacaaaggCTAAGGTATATGTAGGACAAGTGTCGCATACGAAATTCTTGCGTTCGTTGTGACAAGAGGATCGATAATGGTAAAGCAAATAACAAAGTATCAGCTTAATTCGACTTCTCTTTGTGTCCAATTTTAACGCCGGCTGGtgaattattgattttataaACAACTGCTTCCAAGAAATTCAATTCCTTCCAAGAATAGTTAGATCATGtttattccaaaaatttaattacacgGGATGTCAAGATTAATTATGTCTGGAAATTTCTTTCACCtttcaactacatattttggAAAACTAAAAATAGATGTATGTACCTACGAAAAACGCATTTTCTTCTTGGCCAAGACACTGCTTGATGATGCAAAAAAGATAAAGAATCTGTTTCAGGACGAAGCAAAGAACAAGTAGGTCACTTCGTtcaaagttgaaataaatatgcGCTTAGTTTGCATGTCCTTTGTGTTGGTTTTCTTCAATGTATCTCATTTAGATTGCAGTTGTGTACATAGTGctccaataaaaaatttgttctactttttcaaaaaggtatttttgtttttataagaaaattttgcGAACAAGTTTTGTGCTCATTTGTGTTTCAGATTTTATTGGCATTACATATTATTCGACAGACAAATTCAAGCAAAACGTAGGAGGaaacttaattaattaattaattgataattaattaataaaaagttaggttaggttaacaGTTTGTTTTTGGATTTCAAATCCTATAAAGTTACAAAAAAAGATTCATACTAACACAATGTCTTGTAAAATCTACAATCTATACTCAAGCTAAccaacgggccttcaaataaatttatatttagagcaacctatggaaattcaattgtttgcaacatttttccagcgtagaaaatgacacaagaaacgtctgacattttaacgaaataaaattaggttagaaaatatttttaatttttgtagtgcattccccctattccccctccacggaatataacaatatgaaattgggaaaaagcttactatgtaaccgtTGTAACtgcggagaataattggttacctacaaaaatttctttacactggtaacagaattagaatgtcgcctacacctactctaaatataccgggtgattcagattggtattcgcgcccctatatcttttttattttaagaaaaaagtatagcaaaccatatatatttgtaaatcgcttatgaaactacaatagatgacgttgtcaaaacttccttacgatgacatatgtcaaagttaagacagtcaacttttttttttaaatagtacactatacatttcttagcatattcttgtaaagcttttttttatacatttgaatatgtaaaaaaagttgacacttacatcagaaaaaaatcgagaaaaaaaataaaatatgatttaatttattcgaaagtgttattttcaaaaaagagctagttagccatggagacaattgaattttgacattaatagcgtcaattattaaagtacctacatttaaataaatagctatgttataacctgcatttaaataaataacctaacttcttcctgactataccgctttgaatgcatacacatgaaatttttttagctatgtaattcttaaaataatgagatgcagggaaccaacataacgcgaatttagcatagtaaattcagtatggatttggtatttcgtccgagtctcagttttctgtccgaggcgcacccgaggctgaaaacaaacaaggtcaaataattttatttcttggCTACGTGGTAGTCTTGTAAATACTAAATAGTGACATTCAAGGaacaacataatgcgaatttacaaatggttggctaactagctctttttagaatataacgctttcgaataaattaaatcatattttattttttttctcgatttttttctgatgtaagtgtcaactttttttacacattcaaatgtagaaaaaaaagctttacaagaataggctaagaaatgtatagtgtactatttaaaaaaaaaagttgactgtcttaaactttgacatatgtcatcgtagagaagatttgacaacatcatctattgtagtttcacaagcgatttacaaatatatatggtttgctatacttttttcttaaaacaaaaaagatgtaggggcgcgaataccaatctgaatcacccggtatatttatttgaaggcctgATATATTCAAGTTAACTCGGCATTTCATATTCTGGAATACTCTGATGAGAAGGTTTGGTACAACACTTGCACATTTGTgtttaattttcagttttaaatCGTCAATTATTAgacattcacgatctttttgggaccgagttggttATGGCCATCTAgtaattttgttggcagtacctcggtggtaactaaattccctaaaggaaattaacactttttgtgttaggttaggccgtggagggagaaaagactggagatggcatttcctatgcttccc encodes:
- the LOC138126230 gene encoding 23 kDa integral membrane protein-like, whose protein sequence is MQSCELSVIKYILFTFNLVFAISGIGLIVAGALVLSDVGEFSDFMEGRILAPPVVLIVTGCIVFLVASLGCYGAIRESYYMLMAFAVCLLIILIIELAVGIAAAVYKNDFQMTMKDLMKSSMKRFENSRTDRDAWNRIQTKLMCCGVEGPTDWPENARPMSCCHPTREGAPPPESFHCQAAKPEDGIMYQDGCFYQLQAKAESSAKILIGVGIGIAFIEVIGIILACWLASAIKNKE